In one Pseudarthrobacter oxydans genomic region, the following are encoded:
- a CDS encoding universal stress protein: MKAETVSKPVIVGVDGSEFSSAALRYAGTLAARLGARLEVITCIGMPDYLVLPHLEGADRQFTARLEDAARRLVDEALGRAFSGDRPEDVGVTVKFGPPGKVLVEESRRAQLLVVGRHGEGGFLGTSMGSVSKACAARSVCPVLLVGQEADVV; this comes from the coding sequence ATGAAAGCAGAAACAGTGTCCAAGCCCGTCATTGTGGGTGTCGACGGGTCAGAATTCTCATCGGCAGCCCTGAGGTACGCGGGCACCCTCGCGGCCCGCCTTGGCGCCCGGCTGGAGGTCATCACCTGCATCGGCATGCCGGACTACCTGGTGCTGCCCCACCTTGAAGGCGCCGACCGCCAATTTACCGCGAGGCTTGAGGACGCGGCCCGCCGGTTGGTGGACGAAGCCCTGGGGAGGGCATTCTCCGGCGACCGGCCCGAAGATGTCGGTGTAACGGTGAAGTTCGGGCCGCCGGGCAAGGTCCTCGTGGAGGAGAGCCGGCGGGCACAGCTTCTGGTAGTCGGGCGGCACGGTGAGGGAGGGTTCCTGGGAACCAGCATGGGCTCCGTCAGCAAGGCGTGCGCCGCACGGTCCGTGTGCCCGGTGCTCCTGGTGGGCCAGGAGGCGGACGTCGTGTGA
- a CDS encoding heavy metal translocating P-type ATPase yields MTRRGQVLPEGRPAGPPGTSLGPLQAANPEQPRTSLAGRGIAFVRLYPLVALTCLMLAVTGLLLQSGLGQPARLGASAYAAVVAVTRAVSMFRSLRQGRWGIDVLALMAIGSTVWVGEYLAALVVILMLSGGEALETFAQGRAARELRALLDRAPRFAHREAPGSVLEDTPVGEVLPGDVLVVRPSELVPVDGELLSDAASMDESSLTGESLPVERVRGDLLLSGSVNGETAIRMRAAATADDSQYSRIIALVEEAASSRAPVVRLADRYAVPFTALAVLMAATAWLLSGDPVRIAQVLVVATPCPLLIAAPVAFLAGTSQAAHKGIIIKNSGTLEQLAKARTAVFDKTGTLTSGRPVLDTVQAAPGGAGSGSMNPARILQLAASAEQYSSHVLAASVIEAAALRDLELLPVTRATEHATQGVEAVCGGDTVVVGKAGLVRSSARGFREAALRSGQLAVYVAVNGTYAGALIMKDPLRADAGQTLARLHRLGIRHTMLLTGDARGTAAHIAEEAGIRHVQADCLPEDKVNTVAGVRERPVLMVGDGVNDAPVLAAADVGIAMGAKGATAASESADVVIMLDDLSKVAVAVEIGKRTVAVALVSIWTGIGLSIGLMAVAMTGYIPAVTGALLQELVDLATILNGLRALHGPRPKKPVGRG; encoded by the coding sequence ATGACCCGGCGCGGGCAGGTTTTGCCTGAGGGTCGGCCGGCCGGTCCGCCCGGCACGTCCCTGGGGCCGCTGCAGGCGGCGAACCCCGAGCAGCCCCGCACGTCCCTGGCGGGCAGGGGCATCGCGTTTGTCCGGCTGTACCCGCTGGTGGCATTGACATGCCTGATGCTCGCGGTGACGGGACTGTTGCTGCAGTCCGGCCTGGGGCAGCCGGCCCGGCTCGGCGCGTCTGCCTATGCCGCCGTCGTCGCCGTGACCCGTGCCGTGTCAATGTTCCGTTCCCTGCGCCAGGGCCGTTGGGGGATCGACGTCCTGGCACTCATGGCCATTGGCAGCACTGTGTGGGTGGGTGAGTACCTTGCTGCCTTGGTGGTCATCCTCATGCTTTCCGGCGGGGAAGCGCTGGAAACCTTTGCCCAGGGACGCGCAGCACGGGAGCTGAGGGCGCTGCTGGACAGGGCTCCGCGGTTCGCGCACAGGGAAGCCCCCGGATCAGTCCTGGAGGACACCCCGGTTGGCGAAGTGCTGCCAGGGGACGTGCTGGTAGTGCGTCCCTCCGAGCTCGTACCAGTGGACGGGGAGCTCCTCTCGGACGCTGCCAGCATGGATGAATCCTCGCTGACGGGCGAAAGCCTCCCGGTTGAGCGGGTCCGGGGCGACCTCCTGCTCAGCGGCTCGGTCAACGGCGAGACGGCCATCAGAATGCGGGCCGCCGCGACCGCGGACGATTCGCAATACAGCCGCATCATCGCCCTGGTGGAGGAGGCGGCGTCCAGCCGCGCCCCGGTGGTCCGCCTGGCGGACCGCTACGCCGTTCCGTTTACCGCGCTCGCGGTCCTCATGGCTGCAACCGCGTGGCTTCTTTCAGGGGATCCCGTGCGGATCGCCCAGGTCCTGGTGGTGGCAACTCCGTGCCCGCTCCTGATCGCCGCGCCGGTGGCCTTCCTGGCCGGTACCAGCCAGGCCGCCCACAAGGGCATCATCATCAAGAACAGCGGGACCCTCGAGCAGCTGGCCAAGGCCAGGACCGCGGTGTTCGACAAGACAGGAACGCTGACCTCCGGGCGGCCCGTCCTGGATACCGTGCAGGCAGCACCGGGAGGGGCGGGAAGCGGATCGATGAACCCTGCGCGGATCCTGCAGCTTGCCGCCTCCGCAGAGCAATACTCCTCGCACGTCCTGGCAGCCTCCGTCATTGAAGCTGCCGCCCTGCGCGACCTTGAACTCCTGCCGGTTACCCGGGCTACGGAACATGCCACCCAGGGGGTGGAGGCGGTATGCGGCGGGGACACGGTGGTGGTGGGCAAGGCGGGCCTGGTCCGCAGCTCAGCACGGGGCTTCCGTGAAGCCGCCCTGCGCAGCGGGCAGCTGGCGGTCTACGTGGCCGTGAACGGCACCTACGCAGGTGCCCTCATCATGAAGGACCCGCTGCGCGCCGACGCAGGGCAGACGCTTGCCCGGCTGCACCGCCTGGGAATCCGCCACACCATGCTGCTGACCGGTGATGCCCGGGGGACCGCGGCGCACATTGCCGAAGAGGCAGGCATCCGGCACGTGCAGGCGGACTGCCTTCCCGAGGACAAGGTCAACACGGTGGCCGGCGTGCGGGAGCGACCGGTGCTGATGGTGGGCGACGGCGTCAATGACGCCCCTGTGCTCGCGGCGGCGGACGTGGGGATAGCCATGGGGGCCAAGGGCGCTACAGCCGCGAGTGAGTCGGCAGACGTGGTGATCATGCTCGACGACCTGTCCAAAGTCGCCGTTGCCGTCGAAATCGGGAAACGCACCGTCGCTGTGGCCCTGGTGAGCATCTGGACAGGAATAGGCCTCAGCATCGGGCTCATGGCTGTTGCCATGACCGGGTACATCCCGGCCGTCACGGGGGCACTCCTCCAGGAACTCGTGGACCTGGCCACAATCTTGAACGGGTTGAGGGCGCTGCACGGACCCAGGCCGAAAAAGCCCGTGGGCCGAGGCTGA
- a CDS encoding pyridoxamine 5'-phosphate oxidase family protein has translation MLNNSPERDASSAVEVLGASACWDLLRTVSVGHLAVLVDGHPEIFPVNYKVDHESVVFRTGEGTKLHAAAGPAAVALEADGTDQGTQTAWSVEVKGHAVVLEPSPDLMTGVGLTLFPWQAGHKDYFVRITPTAVTGRRFKITSPLTWWSHLDDPARAGFA, from the coding sequence ATGCTCAACAACTCACCGGAACGGGACGCCTCATCGGCAGTGGAGGTCCTTGGCGCCAGTGCCTGCTGGGATCTCCTGCGGACAGTATCGGTTGGCCACCTCGCCGTCCTGGTTGACGGCCATCCGGAAATCTTCCCCGTGAACTACAAGGTGGACCATGAGTCGGTGGTCTTCCGCACCGGAGAAGGAACGAAACTTCACGCGGCCGCCGGGCCCGCCGCCGTCGCCCTGGAAGCCGACGGCACCGACCAGGGAACGCAAACCGCGTGGAGCGTCGAGGTGAAGGGCCATGCGGTTGTCCTTGAACCTTCCCCGGACCTGATGACCGGCGTCGGGCTCACCCTTTTTCCGTGGCAGGCGGGGCACAAGGACTACTTTGTGCGGATAACTCCGACGGCGGTGACCGGCCGGCGCTTCAAGATCACTTCGCCGCTGACCTGGTGGAGCCACCTGGATGACCCGGCGCGGGCAGGTTTTGCCTGA
- a CDS encoding flavodoxin domain-containing protein — MKAFVVYDSAYGNTRTIAEALAAGLGSMAAAVPVDRFDPGSVQSGDLLVVGSPINGWRPTPKITQALADLAARGLSGVRAAAFDTRLKLFIHGDAARKISRALKDAGASIVAGPMAFHVKGSEGPLRKGEVDRAAAWAETLLSRLQDQGSHREA, encoded by the coding sequence ATGAAGGCATTCGTCGTCTATGACTCCGCCTACGGCAACACCAGGACCATCGCCGAAGCCCTGGCGGCGGGCCTGGGCAGCATGGCCGCTGCCGTTCCCGTAGACCGTTTCGATCCCGGTTCAGTCCAGTCCGGCGATCTCCTTGTGGTCGGCAGTCCCATCAATGGCTGGCGCCCGACCCCCAAAATCACCCAGGCGCTCGCCGATCTTGCGGCCCGTGGACTGTCAGGGGTCCGGGCCGCCGCGTTCGACACCAGGCTCAAGCTCTTCATCCACGGGGATGCGGCCAGGAAAATCAGCCGGGCACTCAAGGACGCCGGCGCAAGCATTGTCGCCGGCCCCATGGCCTTCCATGTCAAGGGCAGCGAAGGCCCTCTTCGCAAAGGGGAGGTTGACCGCGCAGCTGCGTGGGCTGAAACGCTTCTCTCGCGCCTGCAGGACCAGGGCAGCCACAGGGAAGCCTGA
- a CDS encoding pyridoxamine 5'-phosphate oxidase family protein, translated as MTDKNMVPEAEILDSDECWKLLEHTSVGRLGVVVDGQPDVFPVGFKVDGQGLVFRTGSGTKLQAIEANPLVALEADSVSAEFGLAWSVVVKGRAVQDDAAGPALNETRRGLFPWQGVGKDHLIRIVPQSVTGRRFTLSASGTWRTPLDEATRAGFE; from the coding sequence ATGACCGACAAGAACATGGTGCCAGAAGCTGAGATCCTTGACTCCGACGAGTGCTGGAAACTACTGGAACACACCAGCGTGGGACGTCTTGGCGTCGTCGTGGACGGCCAGCCTGATGTGTTCCCGGTGGGCTTCAAGGTTGACGGCCAGGGCCTTGTTTTCCGGACAGGGAGTGGAACCAAGCTGCAGGCCATTGAAGCCAACCCGCTGGTTGCCTTGGAAGCGGACAGCGTCAGCGCCGAGTTTGGCCTGGCCTGGAGCGTTGTGGTCAAGGGCAGGGCGGTCCAGGACGATGCCGCGGGGCCGGCACTGAACGAGACGCGACGGGGGCTCTTTCCCTGGCAGGGTGTAGGCAAGGACCACCTCATCCGGATTGTTCCCCAGTCGGTGACGGGCAGGAGGTTCACCCTGTCCGCCTCCGGTACCTGGCGCACCCCGCTGGACGAGGCCACCCGCGCAGGATTCGAATAG
- a CDS encoding DUF5655 domain-containing protein, with the protein MASALGPMEVRVSKSQVSFRRRHGFAFLWRPGTYVKSSVPVVLTLALPYELPSPRFKQIVHPSPGIWMHHLELLESSQLDAEVEHWMREAYGAAG; encoded by the coding sequence ATGGCATCCGCTCTCGGACCGATGGAGGTCCGGGTTTCCAAAAGCCAGGTTTCGTTCCGCCGCCGGCACGGCTTCGCGTTTCTTTGGCGCCCTGGGACCTATGTGAAATCTTCGGTTCCCGTTGTCCTGACCCTTGCGCTCCCCTACGAGTTGCCATCGCCGCGGTTCAAGCAAATCGTGCACCCGTCCCCCGGAATCTGGATGCACCACCTTGAGCTGCTGGAGAGTAGCCAACTGGACGCCGAAGTGGAGCATTGGATGCGCGAAGCCTATGGTGCTGCCGGCTGA
- a CDS encoding GyrI-like domain-containing protein, with amino-acid sequence MNNSAQHPRKVHLTEQPVAVVRERVPMASLTDFFSRAFGTVMAAARKQGASPAGPPFALYRGMPSETVDVEAGFPIDGNFTEADGVASGTLPETDALEALHVGPYDTLENTYHAILGQMEAEGLTPSDTMWEYYLSDPETEPDPAKWQTRVVWPVA; translated from the coding sequence ATGAACAACTCTGCCCAGCACCCAAGGAAAGTCCACCTTACAGAGCAGCCCGTCGCCGTCGTCCGCGAACGCGTCCCCATGGCTTCCCTGACTGACTTCTTCAGCCGGGCCTTCGGCACGGTGATGGCTGCGGCCCGGAAACAGGGTGCCAGCCCCGCAGGACCGCCTTTTGCGCTCTACCGGGGAATGCCCAGCGAGACAGTTGACGTGGAAGCCGGCTTCCCCATCGACGGCAACTTCACGGAGGCTGACGGGGTGGCGAGCGGCACCCTGCCTGAGACAGATGCCCTGGAAGCGCTCCACGTCGGGCCGTACGACACCCTGGAGAACACCTACCACGCGATCCTGGGGCAGATGGAAGCCGAAGGACTCACCCCGTCGGACACCATGTGGGAGTACTACCTGAGCGACCCGGAAACTGAACCCGACCCCGCGAAGTGGCAGACCCGGGTTGTCTGGCCCGTCGCCTAA
- a CDS encoding flavodoxin domain-containing protein: protein MKVLVAYASRHGSTAGIAERIAARITEDGIEAEARPVAEVDDVGQYEAVVLGSAAYMVHWLREATAFAKRHRRELQARRVWLFSSGPLGNDTVDKDGEDVLKSARPKEFAELQELLRPSGEQVFFGAWNPDSPPIGIGERLIRLAPAAKEALPAGDFRDWAAIDAWADEIAAGLEAAGRPDSGTPAD from the coding sequence ATGAAGGTTCTCGTTGCGTACGCCAGCCGGCACGGCTCCACCGCCGGCATTGCCGAACGCATCGCTGCCCGGATCACTGAAGACGGGATCGAGGCCGAGGCCCGGCCCGTGGCAGAAGTGGATGACGTGGGCCAGTATGAAGCCGTGGTGCTGGGCAGCGCCGCCTACATGGTCCACTGGCTTAGGGAAGCGACGGCCTTCGCCAAGCGGCACCGGCGGGAGCTGCAGGCCAGGAGGGTCTGGCTCTTCAGCAGCGGCCCGCTCGGAAACGACACTGTCGATAAGGACGGTGAGGATGTCTTGAAGAGTGCCAGGCCCAAGGAGTTCGCCGAACTGCAGGAGCTGCTCCGGCCCAGCGGAGAACAGGTCTTCTTCGGCGCGTGGAACCCGGATTCCCCTCCCATCGGCATCGGTGAGCGCCTCATCCGGCTCGCGCCGGCAGCGAAGGAAGCCCTGCCGGCAGGCGATTTCCGGGATTGGGCGGCCATCGACGCCTGGGCTGACGAGATCGCTGCCGGCCTGGAGGCTGCTGGCCGTCCGGACTCCGGCACCCCGGCAGACTAG
- a CDS encoding DUF1003 domain-containing protein has product MSERRTTWHARHKEGLSRGERAADVLRNGMGSWTFVGLFVAFMAAWAAFNTYVLASDAWDPYPYILLNLFLSMLAGLQGAILLIAAKRQDAIAAAMARHDYETDVQSKSEIDRLMAINSQQVELLEELRAMISRPGALQPGPLPPAAPLQGEDAGTDDGGSTAGRPAGG; this is encoded by the coding sequence ATGAGCGAGCGAAGAACTACGTGGCACGCGCGGCACAAGGAGGGCCTAAGCCGGGGTGAGCGGGCGGCGGACGTCCTCCGCAACGGGATGGGCAGCTGGACATTCGTGGGGCTCTTCGTCGCCTTCATGGCGGCATGGGCCGCATTTAACACCTACGTGCTGGCATCGGACGCCTGGGACCCCTACCCCTACATCCTCCTCAACCTCTTCCTCTCCATGCTGGCCGGGCTCCAGGGCGCCATCCTGTTGATTGCCGCAAAGCGCCAGGACGCCATCGCGGCGGCGATGGCCCGCCACGACTACGAGACGGACGTTCAGTCAAAGTCGGAAATCGACCGGCTGATGGCAATCAACAGCCAGCAGGTTGAGCTGCTGGAGGAGCTCCGGGCCATGATTTCCCGGCCAGGCGCGCTTCAACCCGGCCCCCTGCCGCCGGCCGCGCCGCTACAGGGGGAAGATGCAGGCACGGACGACGGCGGCAGTACGGCCGGCCGCCCGGCCGGCGGCTAG
- a CDS encoding DUF5129 domain-containing protein translates to MRRIVGLLLALLVLLPGSAGVAFAVPPASVEVQDTAGVLDRNTLVPALERIEFHNPTKVVVYTYNGSAEDNLNEEVLRFARAEHPEWISADGQKWADGLFIFALDPVGRHVGTYMGEDRKVSLGQRTDIQDSAKELLRDAQWTDGTIAGVRRAAELINQPWYLSAAFLVTAWVTAGLAALGAGSWIIVRAVTRSSSRKEIERGDRSYANVSMDLEVTELNAGTIPEASRYGSQVLEKHRTFLNRYNATSELSNKVHAFSGRALSRRKNLKLARQYADAASELDALDDVIADSNALLNRASAWQTAWDRQLAPFRSDLAGLEQLLTKRHGQGDSATAAALRSFRDQSLREIERWTAELAEGRIGPEEALDRLYDARTRLASLLESHAETVIGGFAKNEREAELMRKEMQEAQEGLDHRRPTYEPSILGTVYPSYHFFSVATFNSGLNTGVSSVSSARGGGGSTTGYGSSGGSFSGSGSSSSF, encoded by the coding sequence GTGCGCAGGATCGTTGGTCTGCTGCTGGCTTTGCTGGTGCTTCTGCCCGGCAGTGCAGGCGTTGCCTTCGCTGTTCCGCCGGCGTCCGTCGAGGTCCAGGATACGGCTGGGGTGCTGGACCGGAACACGCTGGTACCGGCCCTTGAACGCATTGAGTTCCACAATCCAACCAAGGTTGTGGTGTACACCTACAACGGCAGTGCGGAGGATAACCTCAACGAGGAGGTCCTGAGGTTCGCCCGGGCCGAGCACCCTGAATGGATCAGCGCGGACGGCCAAAAGTGGGCGGACGGGCTGTTCATTTTTGCCCTCGACCCGGTGGGCCGCCATGTAGGCACATACATGGGCGAGGACCGCAAGGTGTCCCTGGGACAGCGGACGGACATCCAGGACTCGGCCAAAGAACTTCTGCGGGACGCCCAGTGGACCGACGGAACCATCGCCGGCGTCCGGCGTGCCGCCGAACTCATCAACCAGCCTTGGTACCTCTCGGCTGCCTTCCTGGTCACTGCCTGGGTCACCGCTGGGCTGGCAGCCCTCGGCGCGGGATCCTGGATCATCGTGCGGGCCGTTACCAGGTCCTCCAGCCGGAAAGAGATTGAGCGCGGGGACCGGAGCTACGCGAACGTCAGCATGGATCTGGAGGTGACCGAGCTGAACGCCGGCACCATTCCCGAGGCATCCAGGTACGGAAGCCAGGTGCTTGAGAAACACCGCACGTTCCTGAACCGCTATAACGCAACCAGCGAGCTGTCCAACAAAGTGCACGCGTTCTCCGGGCGCGCTTTGAGCCGGCGGAAGAATCTCAAGCTCGCGCGACAGTACGCGGACGCGGCCTCGGAGCTCGACGCGCTGGACGACGTCATCGCGGACAGCAACGCCCTCCTGAACCGCGCCAGCGCCTGGCAGACTGCCTGGGACCGGCAGCTGGCACCCTTCCGCAGCGACCTGGCCGGACTTGAACAGCTCCTCACCAAGCGCCACGGGCAGGGGGATTCGGCCACCGCGGCGGCGCTGCGGTCTTTCCGCGACCAGAGCCTGCGGGAGATCGAGCGCTGGACCGCCGAGCTGGCGGAGGGAAGGATCGGCCCGGAAGAGGCGCTGGACCGCCTCTACGACGCCCGGACCCGGCTCGCCTCGCTCCTGGAAAGCCACGCGGAAACGGTCATCGGGGGCTTCGCGAAGAATGAACGTGAAGCCGAACTCATGCGGAAGGAAATGCAGGAAGCGCAGGAAGGCCTGGACCACCGGCGCCCTACCTATGAGCCAAGCATCCTGGGCACCGTCTACCCATCCTACCACTTCTTCTCCGTGGCCACCTTCAATTCCGGGCTCAACACCGGGGTCAGCAGCGTCAGCTCCGCCCGCGGCGGAGGCGGCAGCACCACCGGCTATGGAAGCAGCGGCGGGAGCTTTTCCGGCTCGGGCAGTTCATCCAGCTTCTAG
- a CDS encoding SDR family NAD(P)-dependent oxidoreductase → MAAWQENITPHRFEGQTVIVTGAASGIGRATALRVAREGGRVIASDLSAEGLDSLAAEYAELGFVPVAGDISNEAVVQSVVAAAGGRVDALANVAGIMDSFQPVHELDDETWERVLNVNLTAVMRLTRAVVPLMLAAGYGSIVNVSSEAGLRGSAAGAAYTVSKHAVNGLTRSSAVMYGRRGIRVNAVAPGGTRTNIHAEFKSRLAAEVLGPFMQANVPPIAEAEEVAAGIAFLLSRDGTNINGVVLASDNGWNAI, encoded by the coding sequence ATGGCTGCCTGGCAGGAAAACATCACTCCGCACCGGTTCGAGGGCCAGACCGTCATCGTCACCGGCGCCGCCTCCGGCATTGGGCGTGCCACCGCCCTTCGCGTTGCCCGGGAAGGCGGCCGGGTGATTGCCAGCGACCTCAGCGCCGAGGGCCTGGACAGCCTCGCGGCGGAGTACGCCGAACTGGGTTTCGTACCCGTGGCCGGGGACATCAGCAACGAGGCTGTGGTGCAGAGCGTCGTGGCTGCTGCCGGGGGGCGGGTTGACGCGCTGGCGAATGTCGCCGGGATCATGGACAGCTTCCAGCCGGTGCACGAGCTCGACGACGAAACGTGGGAGCGCGTGCTGAACGTCAACCTGACCGCCGTCATGCGGCTTACCAGGGCAGTGGTGCCGCTGATGCTGGCCGCGGGGTACGGCTCGATTGTGAATGTCTCCTCCGAGGCAGGCCTCCGCGGTTCCGCGGCAGGGGCCGCCTACACCGTGTCCAAGCATGCGGTGAATGGCCTCACCCGCAGCTCAGCCGTCATGTACGGGCGCCGTGGAATCCGCGTCAACGCTGTGGCCCCGGGCGGGACGAGGACCAATATCCACGCCGAGTTCAAGTCCCGGCTGGCTGCCGAGGTGCTGGGGCCGTTTATGCAGGCGAACGTTCCGCCCATCGCCGAGGCAGAGGAGGTCGCAGCGGGGATCGCCTTCCTGCTGAGCAGGGACGGCACGAACATCAACGGCGTGGTGCTGGCCTCGGATAACGGATGGAACGCCATTTGA
- a CDS encoding universal stress protein gives MEEPGTIVAGYDGSAEAAAAITWAAQQADLRGCPLHVVHVSIWPLLTHKLGPVPGVADSGLERSAQAILEEGVGRAQAAAPGLDVQGTLLHGLPASYLAEISAGQEMVVVGSRGLGGFLGLLVGSVSLELAATASCPVAVIRPDLHPGGPVVVAVDASGSPAALEDACALASAWQAKLNIVHVHHVPAGYAQRNGPDAEAAAGEVLHAALHRARALAPYVAVEGRVLTDASVPHAILKASDDARMLVVGTKGHGFLRETIGSTAHAVLHHARGPVLISRRGTV, from the coding sequence ATGGAGGAACCTGGAACCATCGTCGCCGGATACGACGGTTCGGCCGAAGCGGCCGCCGCCATCACGTGGGCAGCGCAACAGGCGGACCTGCGAGGCTGTCCCCTCCACGTCGTCCACGTTTCAATCTGGCCGCTGCTGACCCACAAACTGGGCCCCGTTCCAGGAGTAGCGGACAGCGGCCTGGAACGGTCAGCACAGGCGATCCTCGAGGAGGGCGTCGGCCGCGCCCAAGCCGCGGCACCCGGGCTGGACGTCCAGGGCACCCTGCTGCATGGGCTGCCCGCCTCGTACCTTGCCGAGATCTCTGCCGGCCAGGAGATGGTTGTTGTGGGCAGCCGGGGGCTGGGCGGATTCCTGGGGCTGCTGGTGGGTTCGGTGAGCCTGGAACTCGCCGCCACTGCTTCCTGCCCCGTAGCTGTGATCCGGCCGGACCTCCACCCTGGCGGGCCGGTCGTCGTCGCGGTTGACGCATCCGGTTCTCCCGCGGCCCTGGAGGACGCTTGCGCCTTGGCCTCGGCATGGCAGGCAAAGCTCAATATCGTCCACGTCCACCATGTGCCTGCCGGGTACGCGCAGCGGAACGGGCCCGACGCCGAGGCTGCCGCCGGCGAAGTGCTCCACGCCGCCCTCCACCGTGCCCGGGCGCTCGCACCCTACGTTGCCGTGGAGGGCAGGGTACTCACCGACGCGTCGGTCCCGCATGCCATCCTCAAAGCCTCGGACGACGCGCGGATGCTCGTCGTGGGAACCAAAGGCCACGGCTTTTTGCGGGAGACCATCGGTTCCACCGCCCATGCGGTCCTTCACCACGCGCGAGGCCCGGTCCTGATCTCCCGGCGGGGAACTGTCTGA
- a CDS encoding CPBP family intramembrane glutamic endopeptidase yields the protein MLALRTSVRKHPLWWYYGITFLLSWGSIVLAVWASTGGLSPTPEEFQLTVPVTVPAMLLGPAVAGLLLTGVVSGRAGYRELWSRLQKWRVGGRWYAVALLVAPVTMAAVVLGLWLSSADYAPRIATAEDKAGTIVMALVLGLVVGLLEEIGWTGFAIPKARRRLSVLWTGIMVGVLWGVWHFFVSYWGGGGTNGGIPLEIFLSLWFVAVLVGQLTAYRVLMVWVYDHTGSLLLAMLMHASLATFQFILNPLTPGIPQQVYPWGHAATAWLVVAVVMLVRRGDLTRGPETLSARKPIHHS from the coding sequence ATGCTTGCCCTTCGGACATCAGTCCGGAAGCATCCGCTGTGGTGGTATTACGGCATTACTTTCCTCTTGTCATGGGGCAGCATTGTGCTGGCCGTATGGGCCTCCACCGGCGGCCTGTCGCCCACCCCGGAAGAGTTCCAGCTGACGGTCCCGGTCACCGTGCCTGCGATGCTGCTCGGGCCGGCTGTTGCCGGCCTGCTGCTGACGGGAGTCGTGTCCGGACGGGCAGGGTACCGCGAATTATGGTCGCGCCTGCAGAAGTGGCGCGTGGGCGGCCGCTGGTACGCCGTCGCCCTGCTGGTCGCGCCAGTGACGATGGCCGCCGTCGTGCTGGGCCTTTGGTTGTCCTCCGCGGATTACGCACCACGGATCGCCACGGCAGAAGACAAAGCCGGCACCATCGTCATGGCGCTTGTGCTCGGGCTGGTGGTCGGGCTCCTCGAAGAAATCGGCTGGACCGGGTTCGCCATCCCGAAGGCGCGCCGGCGCCTCAGCGTGCTCTGGACCGGAATCATGGTGGGAGTGCTGTGGGGTGTATGGCATTTCTTTGTGAGCTACTGGGGCGGCGGCGGGACAAACGGCGGCATACCGCTGGAGATCTTCCTGTCCCTATGGTTCGTCGCCGTGCTCGTGGGGCAGCTCACCGCCTACCGCGTGCTCATGGTGTGGGTCTACGACCACACCGGCAGCCTGCTCCTGGCAATGCTGATGCACGCCAGCCTCGCGACGTTCCAGTTCATCCTGAACCCCCTGACGCCCGGGATCCCCCAGCAGGTCTACCCGTGGGGCCATGCGGCAACAGCCTGGCTGGTCGTCGCCGTCGTCATGCTGGTCCGCCGCGGAGACCTGACACGGGGACCTGAGACCCTTTCGGCCCGGAAACCCATCCACCATTCTTGA